The Flavobacterium jumunjinense genome includes a region encoding these proteins:
- a CDS encoding PspA/IM30 family protein yields the protein MNIIKRLFRIGKAEAHSAINSLEDPIKMTEQGIREMKEQLDQSIQALAQVKALSIRRKNEKEALVNQSEDYQNKAMLLVQKGIKEEMPIEDADRLAKEALKKKEQSIFDAQIADKERQKLESDVEKMQININSLKSSISKWESELKTLRARVQVSQATQDINKKMTQIDSDSTISMLEKMKDKVLQQEALADAYGHIADNSKSIDQEINAAVDTSDSHAENELQRLKEQFNNKG from the coding sequence ATGAACATTATAAAAAGACTTTTTAGAATAGGTAAAGCAGAAGCTCACTCGGCAATTAATAGCCTTGAAGATCCTATAAAAATGACCGAACAAGGCATTCGTGAAATGAAAGAACAATTAGATCAAAGTATTCAGGCATTAGCGCAAGTTAAAGCTTTATCTATCAGAAGAAAAAACGAAAAAGAAGCTTTAGTTAATCAGTCCGAAGATTATCAAAACAAAGCCATGCTTTTAGTACAAAAAGGAATTAAAGAAGAGATGCCTATTGAAGACGCAGACAGACTTGCAAAAGAAGCATTAAAAAAGAAAGAACAATCTATCTTTGATGCTCAAATTGCTGATAAAGAACGTCAGAAACTGGAAAGTGATGTTGAAAAAATGCAAATTAATATTAACTCATTAAAATCAAGTATCTCTAAATGGGAAAGTGAATTAAAAACACTTAGAGCTCGTGTTCAAGTGAGCCAGGCTACACAAGATATTAATAAAAAAATGACACAAATTGATTCTGACAGCACCATTTCTATGCTTGAAAAGATGAAAGATAAAGTTTTGCAACAAGAAGCGCTTGCAGATGCATATGGTCATATTGCAGATAATTCAAAAAGTATTGACCAAGAAATAAATGCAGCTGTAGACACGTCAGATTCGCATGCAGAAAACGAATTACAAAGACTAAAAGAACAATTCAATAATAAAGGCTAA
- a CDS encoding YbjN domain-containing protein — MDHSKLFSKVKNWLLELEYNIHLESEEHQSFIIEKESEGIKNMMIVIAPQILIIEQFLFRCKNNQQNVYKQLLIKNRDIVHGAFVIDETGEKVIFRDTLQAENLNQNELIATINSLSLLISEYSTEMIAFSK; from the coding sequence ATGGATCATTCAAAATTGTTTTCAAAAGTTAAAAATTGGTTACTCGAACTTGAGTATAACATTCACTTAGAAAGTGAAGAGCATCAATCTTTTATCATAGAAAAAGAAAGTGAAGGAATAAAAAATATGATGATTGTAATTGCTCCTCAAATTTTAATAATTGAACAGTTTTTATTTCGTTGCAAAAATAATCAGCAAAACGTTTACAAACAGTTGCTCATTAAAAACAGAGACATTGTACATGGAGCCTTTGTTATTGATGAAACAGGAGAAAAAGTAATTTTCAGAGACACACTTCAAGCGGAAAACTTAAATCAGAATGAATTGATTGCAACAATAAATTCTTTGAGTTTACTCATTAGTGAATATTCAACTGAAATGATTGCTTTTAGTAAATAG
- a CDS encoding helix-turn-helix domain-containing protein: MTYFGTNLKKIRQIKGLSQQAFAELIDLNRGVISSYEEGRAEPKIETLLRIATYFGIPTDDIISKPLTVNQLANFTLIEDSIATLEDVKECNLKELTNNGENKNIELQKIFAQFDFVYFVDENLANNSVFEKEATLFLKEIKKDLKKYKNYLTLTNGVAMVSNTFLSDVENYAIVGVLGSDFYEEQQSMLKRIELLEKMVYGN; the protein is encoded by the coding sequence ATGACATATTTTGGAACAAATTTAAAGAAAATAAGACAGATAAAAGGATTGAGCCAGCAAGCCTTTGCAGAACTTATCGATTTGAATAGAGGTGTAATTAGCTCCTATGAGGAAGGGCGAGCAGAGCCAAAGATTGAAACACTTTTACGAATTGCTACTTATTTTGGCATTCCGACAGATGATATCATTTCAAAACCGCTAACTGTTAATCAATTGGCAAATTTTACATTGATTGAAGATAGTATAGCTACTTTAGAAGATGTAAAAGAATGTAATTTAAAGGAACTGACTAATAATGGTGAAAATAAAAACATCGAATTGCAAAAAATATTTGCACAATTTGATTTTGTTTATTTTGTGGATGAAAATTTAGCAAATAATAGTGTCTTTGAAAAAGAAGCAACTTTGTTTTTAAAAGAAATAAAAAAAGATTTAAAGAAATATAAAAACTATTTAACGCTAACAAATGGTGTTGCAATGGTTTCAAACACTTTTCTTTCTGATGTTGAAAACTATGCTATTGTTGGTGTTTTGGGAAGTGATTTCTACGAGGAGCAACAATCGATGTTAAAGCGTATTGAATTATTAGAAAAGATGGTTTACGGCAATTAA
- the dut gene encoding dUTP diphosphatase — MQIKIINKSQHELPNYETIASAGMDVRANVSKSIVLKPLERTIVKTGLFIELPIGYEAQVRPRSGLAAKKGVTVLNAPGTIDADYRGEIGVILVNLSNENFTIENGERIAQIVIAKHERAEWIKVEELSETTRGEGGFGSTGVK; from the coding sequence ATGCAAATTAAAATCATCAATAAATCTCAACATGAACTGCCTAATTATGAAACCATTGCTTCAGCAGGAATGGATGTTAGAGCAAATGTTTCAAAATCTATCGTTTTAAAACCTTTAGAACGAACTATAGTAAAAACAGGACTTTTTATTGAATTACCCATTGGTTATGAAGCACAAGTGCGTCCAAGAAGTGGTTTGGCCGCAAAAAAAGGAGTAACAGTATTAAATGCCCCTGGAACAATTGATGCCGATTATAGAGGAGAAATAGGTGTAATTTTGGTTAACTTATCTAATGAAAATTTTACCATAGAGAACGGAGAAAGAATTGCACAAATAGTAATTGCAAAACATGAACGTGCAGAATGGATTAAAGTTGAGGAATTGTCTGAAACGACTAGAGGAGAAGGTGGTTTTGGAAGTACAGGAGTTAAATAA
- a CDS encoding sugar phosphate nucleotidyltransferase, protein MKIIVPMAGRGSRLRPHTLTVPKPLIPVAGKPIVHRLVEDIAAVLNQDIEEVAFIIHESFGKQVETDLIAIAEKLGAKGTIYYQNEALGTGHAIMCAKESLNGSAVIAYADTLIRADFDLDTTADSVIWVKQVDKPEAFGVINLNEANEIVELVEKPKEFVSDLAVIGIYYFKDVAILKNELQSVLDNNIIHGGEYQINDGIKQMMQKGMKFVPGKVDEWMDCGNKNVTVETNSRMLNFLHQDGENLVAKNVKLENATIIPPCFIGEDVVLVNATVGPNVSLGKGSRVENAQIKNSLVQTNAIIKNATLDNAMIGNHASFDGNFTSISIGDYSVLE, encoded by the coding sequence ATGAAAATAATTGTCCCAATGGCAGGACGTGGTTCACGTCTCCGTCCACATACATTAACCGTACCAAAACCATTAATTCCAGTAGCAGGAAAACCAATAGTTCATAGATTAGTAGAAGATATTGCAGCTGTTTTAAATCAAGATATTGAAGAAGTAGCTTTTATTATTCATGAAAGTTTCGGTAAACAAGTAGAAACAGATTTAATTGCAATTGCTGAAAAATTAGGAGCAAAAGGAACTATCTATTATCAAAATGAAGCTTTAGGTACAGGTCACGCTATTATGTGTGCTAAAGAATCATTAAATGGCTCAGCAGTCATTGCCTATGCAGACACGTTAATTCGTGCTGATTTCGATTTAGATACTACAGCAGATAGTGTAATTTGGGTAAAACAAGTAGATAAACCTGAAGCTTTTGGTGTAATTAATCTTAATGAAGCAAATGAAATTGTTGAGTTAGTAGAAAAACCAAAAGAATTTGTTTCCGACTTAGCTGTTATAGGGATTTATTATTTTAAAGATGTAGCTATTCTTAAAAATGAACTGCAATCGGTATTAGATAATAATATTATTCATGGTGGAGAATATCAAATTAATGATGGAATTAAGCAAATGATGCAAAAGGGCATGAAATTTGTACCAGGGAAAGTAGATGAGTGGATGGATTGTGGGAATAAGAACGTTACAGTAGAAACAAATTCGAGAATGTTGAATTTTCTTCATCAAGATGGTGAGAATTTAGTAGCTAAGAATGTCAAGTTAGAAAACGCAACAATTATTCCACCTTGTTTTATTGGTGAAGATGTTGTTTTAGTAAATGCAACAGTGGGACCAAACGTTTCTTTAGGGAAAGGATCTCGTGTTGAAAACGCACAGATTAAAAATAGTTTGGTGCAAACTAATGCAATTATAAAAAACGCTACATTAGACAACGCAATGATTGGTAATCATGCAAGTTTCGATGGTAATTTTACAAGTATAAGTATAGGAGATTATTCCGTTTTAGAATAA
- a CDS encoding tetratricopeptide repeat protein, with product MSRFIKYFFLILLLTFSSQQTLFAQENPEDIALVDDEIEDEFYESLKQRAIENYDKAIVSIEKCILKSDKNPVFYHELGKNLLDLKRFPEAESAFRKAVDLNPKERWYWNGLYDVYYQSKDYQKSIPVVQKLITFDKNMKEDLVSLYMYTNQRDKALVLLKEMEKEMVLSKIMEIYKLRIQESSAYAKPEKKELEKAIEANPLVEQNYIDLMLLYSDSNQEEKAFDIAKKLAKEIPNSEWANVSLFKFYLVDKKGKEASESMFKVFKSHKIDMKIKQRMLNEFLIYVANTNTLNEELSKAIDYLQSDSKINTAKEVGKFFYNRKDMEKTVYYLEKGLKNDTEDFETLMLLMQSYISTQNHESLANLSEDYLELYPSQSILYFYAGLSNNKLTNYKKAIDYLETGLEFIIEDLELEKQVYIQLVESYKNIGNKKKEDYYGLKLQTLAKKNK from the coding sequence ATGAGTAGATTTATAAAGTATTTTTTTTTGATTTTGTTGCTTACATTTAGTAGTCAACAAACACTTTTTGCTCAAGAGAATCCTGAAGATATTGCTTTGGTAGATGATGAGATTGAAGATGAATTTTATGAATCATTGAAACAAAGAGCAATTGAGAATTATGACAAAGCTATCGTCTCGATTGAGAAATGTATTTTAAAGTCAGACAAAAACCCTGTATTTTATCACGAATTAGGAAAGAATTTGTTAGACTTAAAACGTTTTCCAGAAGCAGAATCAGCTTTTCGAAAAGCTGTCGATTTGAATCCAAAAGAACGTTGGTATTGGAACGGATTATATGATGTTTATTATCAATCTAAAGATTATCAAAAATCAATTCCAGTAGTTCAAAAACTAATTACATTTGATAAAAACATGAAGGAAGATTTAGTTTCTCTCTACATGTACACCAATCAACGAGATAAAGCTTTAGTACTACTAAAAGAAATGGAAAAGGAGATGGTTCTTAGCAAAATTATGGAAATTTATAAGTTAAGAATTCAAGAGTCAAGTGCTTATGCTAAACCAGAAAAAAAGGAGTTAGAAAAAGCAATTGAAGCGAATCCTTTAGTAGAGCAAAATTATATCGATTTAATGTTGCTTTATTCAGATAGTAATCAAGAAGAAAAAGCTTTTGATATAGCCAAAAAATTAGCAAAAGAAATTCCAAATTCAGAATGGGCGAACGTAAGTTTGTTTAAGTTTTATCTAGTTGATAAAAAGGGGAAAGAAGCTTCAGAATCTATGTTTAAGGTTTTTAAGAGTCATAAAATAGACATGAAAATCAAGCAGAGAATGTTAAATGAATTTCTAATTTATGTTGCTAATACAAACACTTTAAATGAAGAACTGTCTAAAGCGATTGACTATTTGCAATCGGACTCCAAAATAAACACTGCAAAAGAAGTAGGAAAGTTTTTCTATAATAGGAAGGACATGGAGAAGACGGTTTATTATTTGGAAAAAGGATTAAAAAACGACACGGAAGATTTCGAAACCTTAATGCTTCTAATGCAAAGTTATATTTCTACTCAAAACCATGAAAGTTTAGCTAATTTGTCTGAAGATTATTTAGAATTGTATCCTTCGCAATCTATTCTATACTTCTATGCTGGGTTATCCAATAATAAATTGACGAATTATAAAAAAGCGATAGATTATTTGGAAACAGGTCTTGAGTTTATAATTGAAGATCTAGAATTAGAAAAACAAGTGTATATTCAATTAGTAGAATCCTATAAGAACATAGGTAATAAAAAGAAGGAAGACTATTACGGATTAAAACTTCAAACGTTAGCTAAAAAAAATAAATAA
- a CDS encoding DUF4292 domain-containing protein — translation MNKIFLVLLIALFCACKSKKLVGEASANKELATVKVVQGHYENLKDFSTVNIRVNAKYKDDRQSHSINADIRIKKDEMIWINVKMLGFPIAKALITPNKVSYYEKIGNTYFEGDFSMLSNWLGTDLDFNKVQNLFLGNAIDDLTKQNYNTSIEEGLYKMVEKKKSTTEKEFYFEAANFLLKKENINQNDKNRKLEIAYPTHLKHDDVFLPEQINIKAVQDTQIHIDLYYKSVTFNEDLSFSFTIPNGYDSISVE, via the coding sequence ATGAATAAAATTTTTCTTGTTTTGTTAATTGCACTTTTTTGTGCTTGTAAATCGAAAAAATTAGTAGGAGAAGCTAGTGCGAATAAAGAATTAGCGACTGTTAAAGTAGTTCAAGGTCATTATGAAAACCTGAAAGACTTTAGTACAGTTAATATTAGAGTAAACGCAAAATATAAGGACGATAGACAATCTCATTCTATTAATGCAGATATACGTATTAAAAAGGATGAAATGATTTGGATTAATGTAAAAATGCTTGGTTTTCCAATTGCAAAAGCATTAATAACACCGAATAAGGTGAGCTATTATGAGAAAATTGGAAATACTTATTTTGAAGGCGATTTTAGTATGTTAAGTAATTGGTTAGGAACCGATTTAGATTTTAATAAAGTGCAAAACTTATTTTTAGGAAATGCAATTGATGATTTAACGAAACAAAACTATAATACATCTATTGAAGAAGGACTTTATAAAATGGTAGAGAAAAAGAAAAGTACTACAGAAAAAGAATTTTATTTTGAAGCAGCTAATTTTCTATTAAAGAAAGAAAATATCAATCAGAATGATAAAAATAGAAAATTAGAAATAGCCTATCCAACACATTTAAAGCATGATGATGTTTTTCTACCTGAACAGATTAATATAAAAGCAGTTCAGGACACTCAAATACATATAGATTTATACTATAAATCGGTAACATTTAATGAAGATTTAAGTTTCTCATTCACAATTCCAAACGGATATGATAGTATCAGTGTAGAATAA
- a CDS encoding murein hydrolase activator EnvC family protein, with protein sequence MNRILLFICSLLLSNMMSAQTSSEQEKLEARKEQINKEIAAFKTLLQGEKNKERSVLSQIAEQKVRIRLSEKLISTTSKQMRLLEDDIYLKQLEINKLNRELKVLKEDYAKMIVKSYKSRNDQSRVMFVLSSQNFLQAYKRIQYMKQYASFRKMQGEEIAEKQDKLAEAKLKQEASKKDKVKALAENQAEKVELEKQKKEQEILAKEFNKNKKKYESEIDKKEKERKEIDRQIKKIIADAIAEANKKNAVKTGTKSSGSSSKFDLTPEAKLVSDNFKANKGKLPWPVEKGYVYLKYGDQPHPVHTNLKVHNSGVEIATEPGSVARAIFDGEVLQIQLIKGGNKKVVLIQHGDFITIYQNLESVNVKEGDKVTRKQNLGRIQTDSSGKAILKFMVSQNANTLNPEHWLSNM encoded by the coding sequence ATGAATCGCATACTCCTTTTTATCTGTTCACTTCTACTATCGAACATGATGTCTGCACAAACTTCTTCTGAACAAGAGAAACTTGAAGCACGAAAAGAGCAAATTAATAAAGAAATAGCTGCTTTTAAGACATTGTTACAAGGTGAGAAAAACAAAGAGAGATCGGTTCTTAGTCAAATAGCAGAACAGAAAGTGAGAATTAGGTTAAGCGAAAAACTAATTAGTACAACATCTAAACAAATGCGTTTGTTAGAAGACGATATCTATTTGAAACAATTAGAGATTAATAAATTAAATAGAGAATTAAAAGTACTAAAGGAAGATTATGCAAAGATGATTGTAAAATCATATAAAAGTAGAAATGATCAAAGTAGAGTAATGTTTGTTTTGTCTTCACAAAATTTTCTTCAAGCCTATAAGCGAATTCAATACATGAAGCAATATGCGAGTTTTAGGAAGATGCAAGGAGAAGAAATAGCAGAAAAGCAAGATAAGTTAGCAGAAGCAAAACTAAAACAAGAAGCAAGTAAAAAAGATAAGGTAAAAGCATTAGCAGAAAACCAAGCAGAAAAAGTTGAATTAGAAAAGCAAAAGAAAGAGCAAGAGATATTAGCAAAAGAATTTAACAAGAATAAGAAAAAATATGAGTCTGAAATAGATAAGAAAGAGAAAGAAAGAAAAGAAATTGACAGACAGATAAAAAAAATAATTGCAGATGCAATTGCAGAAGCAAACAAGAAAAACGCAGTTAAAACTGGAACAAAATCATCTGGATCATCATCAAAATTTGATTTAACTCCAGAAGCAAAATTGGTTTCGGATAATTTTAAAGCGAATAAAGGTAAATTACCATGGCCTGTTGAAAAAGGTTATGTGTATTTAAAATATGGAGACCAACCACACCCAGTACATACTAATTTGAAAGTACATAATAGTGGAGTGGAAATTGCTACAGAACCAGGATCAGTGGCTAGAGCAATTTTTGATGGAGAAGTATTACAGATTCAATTGATAAAAGGAGGGAATAAAAAAGTAGTATTAATTCAACATGGAGATTTTATTACCATTTATCAAAACTTAGAAAGCGTAAACGTTAAAGAAGGAGATAAAGTTACTCGTAAACAAAATCTAGGTCGAATTCAAACAGATTCCTCTGGAAAAGCTATTTTGAAATTTATGGTATCCCAAAATGCGAATACTTTAAATCCAGAGCACTGGTTGTCAAACATGTAA
- the mfd gene encoding transcription-repair coupling factor, with the protein MAQITEYINNRKKINVSGLIGSSLSFVIDSLFKKTELPFLFLFNDKEEAAYYLNDLEQLINDQDVLFYPGSYRRPYQIEETDNANILLRAEVLNRINSRKKPAIIVSYVDAVFEKVVTRKELEKNTLKLNVNDKVSIDFINETLFEYNFKRADFVTEPGEFSVRGGIVDVFSFSNDHPYRIEFFGNEVDSIRTFDVETQLSVEKLKKISIIPNVENKLLEENRESFLHYINDKTVLFIQNTELLGHQLDKLFGKANEAFTKLSSDIKHSAPEELFLDQKQFLKKALDFTVVELHNKPVFKTDKQFEFHIQPQPSFNKQFDLLLNNLGENHFNNITNYLFCSNENQAGRFHDIFEDIDSEKHESTRKQYKTLVFPLFQGFIDDELQIACYTDHQIFERYHKFSIKNGYSKKQTITLKELTSLSVGDYVTHIDHGIGKFGGLQKIDVEGKKQEAIKLVYADNDIVYVSIHSLHKISKYSGKDGTPPKIYKLGSNAWKTLKQKTKARVKHIAFNLIQLYAKRRLEKGFACAPDSYLQKELESSFIYEDTPDQITATHDVKLDMESDRPMDRLVCGDVGFGKTEVAIRAAFKAVDNSKQVAILVPTTILAYQHFRTFTERLKDMPVTVGYLNRFRSAKEKKETLEQLEAGKLDIVIGTHQLVNKNVKFKNLGLLIIDEEQKFGVNVKDKLKTISETVDTLTLTATPIPRTLQFSLMAARDLSVITTPPPNRYPIETNVVSFNEEIIRDAIAYEIERGGQVFFINNRIENIKEVAGMIQRLVPNAKVGIGHGQMDGKKLEELMLSFIEGEFDVLVATTIIESGLDVPNANTIFINNANNFGLSDLHQMRGRVGRSNKKAFCYFITPPYSAMTDDARKRIQALEQFSELGSGFNIAMKDLEIRGAGDLLGGEQSGFINEIGFDTYQKIMNEAIEELKENEFADLYVEENNIETKEFVKDIQIDTDFEILFPDEYINNITERLNQYNELNLIKDEIKLEQFEQKLIDRFGALPKSAVALLNSVRLKWRASALGLEKVVIKQGKMIGYFINDQQSTFYQSNRFIKVVQFVQQNGNLCKMKEKQTKNGLRLLLTFDNVKTINKALELISKI; encoded by the coding sequence ATTGCTCAAATTACCGAATACATTAATAATCGCAAAAAGATAAATGTTTCAGGGCTTATTGGTTCTTCTTTATCGTTTGTAATTGATTCGCTTTTCAAAAAAACCGAACTGCCTTTTTTATTTTTATTTAATGATAAAGAAGAAGCCGCCTATTATTTGAATGATTTAGAACAATTAATCAACGATCAAGATGTTTTGTTTTATCCTGGCTCATACAGAAGACCTTATCAGATTGAAGAAACTGATAATGCAAATATTCTATTAAGAGCAGAAGTTCTAAATCGTATTAATTCTAGAAAAAAACCAGCCATAATTGTTTCTTATGTTGATGCTGTTTTTGAAAAAGTTGTTACGAGAAAAGAACTTGAAAAGAACACTTTAAAACTTAATGTAAACGATAAGGTTTCTATTGATTTTATTAACGAAACACTTTTTGAATACAATTTCAAAAGAGCAGATTTTGTAACCGAACCAGGTGAGTTTTCTGTTCGTGGAGGAATTGTAGATGTTTTTTCTTTTTCTAACGATCATCCGTATAGAATTGAGTTTTTTGGTAATGAAGTAGATAGCATTAGAACTTTCGATGTTGAAACACAGCTTTCTGTTGAAAAACTAAAAAAAATAAGTATCATTCCTAATGTAGAAAACAAACTTCTTGAAGAAAATAGAGAGAGTTTTTTACATTATATTAATGACAAGACTGTGCTTTTTATTCAAAATACTGAGCTTTTAGGGCATCAATTAGATAAATTATTTGGAAAAGCAAACGAAGCTTTTACCAAACTTTCTTCTGACATTAAACATTCAGCTCCTGAAGAACTTTTTCTAGATCAAAAACAATTTCTAAAAAAAGCATTAGACTTTACCGTAGTTGAATTGCACAACAAACCTGTCTTTAAAACAGACAAACAGTTTGAATTTCATATTCAACCACAACCTTCTTTTAACAAACAATTTGATTTACTTCTAAACAATCTAGGAGAGAATCATTTTAATAATATTACAAATTATTTATTCTGTTCTAATGAAAATCAGGCAGGACGTTTTCATGATATTTTTGAAGATATTGATTCTGAAAAACATGAATCCACACGAAAGCAGTACAAAACATTAGTATTCCCTTTATTTCAGGGCTTCATTGACGACGAACTTCAGATTGCATGCTATACAGATCATCAGATTTTTGAACGCTACCATAAGTTCAGTATTAAAAATGGTTATTCCAAAAAACAAACAATTACTTTAAAAGAACTAACTTCATTATCTGTGGGCGACTATGTTACTCATATAGATCATGGAATAGGAAAGTTTGGAGGCTTACAAAAAATAGATGTTGAAGGGAAGAAACAAGAAGCCATTAAACTTGTTTATGCAGATAATGACATTGTTTATGTTAGCATTCACTCATTACATAAAATTTCCAAATACAGTGGTAAAGACGGAACACCACCAAAGATTTACAAACTCGGAAGTAATGCTTGGAAAACGTTAAAACAAAAAACAAAAGCAAGAGTTAAACATATTGCGTTTAACCTTATTCAATTGTATGCAAAACGACGTTTAGAAAAAGGGTTCGCTTGTGCTCCAGATAGTTACTTACAAAAAGAATTAGAGAGCTCATTCATCTATGAAGACACACCAGATCAAATTACTGCAACACATGATGTTAAGTTAGATATGGAAAGTGACAGACCTATGGATCGATTGGTTTGTGGAGATGTTGGTTTTGGAAAAACAGAGGTTGCTATTAGAGCTGCCTTTAAAGCAGTAGATAATAGTAAACAAGTTGCTATTTTAGTACCTACAACTATTTTAGCCTATCAACATTTTAGAACATTTACCGAACGTTTAAAAGACATGCCTGTTACTGTTGGTTATTTGAATAGGTTTAGATCTGCAAAAGAAAAGAAAGAAACTTTAGAACAATTAGAAGCAGGAAAATTAGATATTGTTATTGGTACGCATCAATTGGTAAATAAGAATGTGAAATTTAAAAATTTAGGTTTATTAATCATTGACGAAGAACAAAAGTTCGGAGTTAACGTAAAAGATAAATTAAAAACAATCTCCGAAACTGTTGATACTTTAACATTAACAGCAACGCCAATACCTAGAACATTACAATTCTCATTAATGGCTGCGAGAGATTTGTCAGTAATTACAACACCTCCTCCAAATCGTTATCCTATAGAGACAAATGTGGTAAGCTTTAATGAGGAAATTATTCGTGATGCTATTGCTTATGAAATTGAACGTGGTGGCCAAGTCTTTTTTATAAATAATAGAATTGAGAATATAAAGGAAGTTGCTGGAATGATTCAACGATTAGTTCCTAATGCAAAAGTTGGCATTGGACACGGACAAATGGATGGAAAAAAATTGGAAGAATTAATGCTCTCTTTTATTGAAGGTGAATTTGACGTTCTCGTTGCAACTACTATTATTGAAAGCGGATTAGACGTTCCTAATGCAAATACTATCTTTATTAACAACGCTAATAACTTTGGTCTTTCCGATTTACACCAAATGAGAGGTCGTGTTGGGCGAAGTAACAAAAAAGCATTTTGTTACTTTATTACTCCTCCCTATTCTGCTATGACTGATGATGCCAGAAAACGTATTCAAGCTTTAGAGCAATTTAGCGAACTTGGAAGCGGATTTAATATTGCGATGAAAGATTTAGAAATTCGTGGTGCTGGAGATTTATTAGGTGGTGAACAAAGTGGTTTCATAAATGAAATTGGTTTCGATACTTATCAAAAAATCATGAATGAAGCTATTGAAGAACTTAAAGAAAATGAATTTGCCGATTTATATGTTGAAGAAAATAATATTGAAACCAAAGAATTTGTAAAAGACATTCAAATAGATACCGATTTTGAAATTCTTTTTCCAGATGAATATATCAATAATATTACCGAACGTTTAAATCAATATAACGAACTTAACCTAATTAAAGACGAAATAAAACTAGAACAATTCGAACAAAAGCTAATTGATCGTTTTGGAGCTTTACCTAAGTCCGCTGTTGCACTTTTAAACAGTGTTCGTTTAAAATGGAGAGCTTCTGCTTTAGGATTAGAGAAAGTTGTTATTAAGCAAGGAAAAATGATTGGTTATTTTATAAATGATCAGCAAAGCACTTTTTATCAAAGTAATCGTTTCATAAAAGTGGTTCAATTTGTGCAACAAAATGGAAATCTTTGTAAAATGAAAGAAAAGCAAACTAAAAACGGATTGCGTTTACTCTTAACTTTCGATAATGTAAAAACGATTAACAAAGCGCTTGAACTGATTTCTAAAATATAA